Proteins from a single region of bacterium:
- a CDS encoding transposase — MRKRYSKEFKAEAVRLVREESLSVAQAARDLGINDNTLYNWLASAAGDPVAEGKQPEAEELKRLRREVRQLRLERDILKKATAYFARSSSDDTSGL; from the coding sequence ATGAGAAAGAGATACAGTAAGGAGTTTAAGGCCGAGGCGGTGCGATTGGTGCGGGAGGAGAGCCTGAGCGTAGCTCAGGCTGCGCGGGACCTGGGGATTAATGACAACACGTTGTATAACTGGTTGGCAAGCGCGGCGGGTGATCCGGTTGCCGAAGGGAAGCAGCCAGAAGCAGAGGAGCTGAAGCGATTAAGGCGGGAGGTGCGGCAGCTTCGGCTGGAGCGTGACATTTTAAAAAAAGCGACGGCGTATTTTGCGAGGTCGTCGAGCGACGATACGAGTGGATTATGA
- a CDS encoding endonuclease/exonuclease/phosphatase family protein, with the protein MSNKLINYIFTFGISALLISSCSSWLNNNFLIIDLLSHFRIQYLCISLFLSLFLLLTKNLRLSIFAFSVAMVNFYEILPYYTAVNRNHSENALQSENKIKIMVANVYTRNQNYDQVISLFKKQAPDILVVLEIDREWEKHLNLISDLFPHSLSKPQDDNFGIAIYSQHKPESVRIAKVGVTDAIIAKFTIKNKTFNLFGVHVLPPVNEQYFEGRNIAYAKLSDALAQLGESTILVGDLNSSMWSPAYRQFIHTSKLYNSRHGFGMLPTWPAHAPLLGIPIDHILYTLDWHTISLKTETVIGSDHKALMFEGL; encoded by the coding sequence GTGAGCAATAAGTTAATCAACTACATTTTTACATTTGGAATCTCTGCACTTTTGATTTCTTCCTGTAGTAGCTGGCTAAATAACAACTTTCTTATTATAGATCTTTTATCTCACTTCCGTATTCAATATCTTTGCATCTCATTATTTCTCTCATTATTTTTATTACTCACTAAAAATCTACGTCTCAGTATCTTTGCATTTTCTGTTGCAATGGTTAATTTCTATGAAATCTTACCTTATTATACAGCAGTTAATCGAAATCATTCTGAAAACGCTCTTCAATCCGAGAATAAAATTAAGATCATGGTGGCAAATGTCTACACTCGAAATCAAAACTACGATCAAGTAATCAGCCTATTTAAAAAACAGGCGCCGGACATTTTGGTAGTTCTGGAGATTGATCGAGAATGGGAGAAACATCTTAATCTAATCAGCGATCTTTTTCCGCATTCATTGAGTAAGCCTCAAGACGATAATTTTGGAATAGCAATTTATAGCCAGCACAAGCCAGAAAGCGTGAGAATCGCCAAGGTTGGAGTAACCGACGCTATTATTGCAAAATTTACGATAAAAAATAAGACATTCAATTTATTCGGAGTCCATGTTCTGCCTCCAGTAAATGAACAATATTTTGAGGGCAGAAATATTGCATATGCTAAACTCAGCGATGCTCTCGCGCAGCTCGGTGAATCAACTATCCTAGTAGGCGATTTAAACTCAAGTATGTGGTCACCTGCTTATCGGCAGTTTATCCATACATCGAAATTATATAACTCCAGACATGGTTTTGGCATGCTACCTACCTGGCCTGCTCATGCGCCTTTATTAGGTATACCAATAGATCACATTCTATACACTCTGGATTGGCATACAATAAGTCTAAAAACTGAAACTGTTATAGGCTCAGACCACAAAGCACTAATGTTTGAAGGGCTATAA
- a CDS encoding acyltransferase, which yields MTEHSQSQIAMTPQQRRLAQARVSKFRLYRDLLVGQDASFLFFLGFELYNLFLINLPGSLGYVLRGAFLSLFLSARSKQPTLGRGVTIRHPQRINFGKGVLVDDYAVLDVRKDSAAVEAGIELGDGVLIGRQTIITSKNAKISLGDGVNISSQCRIASQSQITIGKSVLIAAYTYIGPGNHSFDSDDKPLIEQQMEIKGGVTIGDHAWIGAHSTILDGVAIGKNAIIGAHSLVRENVPDNAIVAGSPAKIIKYR from the coding sequence ATGACAGAACATTCTCAATCGCAAATTGCAATGACTCCCCAGCAGCGTCGACTTGCTCAAGCCCGAGTTAGTAAGTTTCGTTTGTATCGCGATCTACTTGTCGGCCAAGATGCTAGTTTTTTATTTTTCCTAGGATTTGAGCTTTATAATTTATTTTTAATTAATCTCCCGGGAAGTTTGGGATATGTTCTACGCGGGGCATTTTTGAGTCTTTTTCTTTCAGCGCGATCGAAGCAACCCACGCTTGGTCGCGGTGTTACGATTCGTCATCCACAGCGCATCAATTTCGGTAAGGGAGTGCTCGTCGATGATTATGCAGTGCTTGATGTTCGCAAGGATTCAGCTGCAGTCGAGGCAGGAATTGAGCTTGGCGATGGAGTTTTAATTGGGCGTCAGACGATTATCACATCTAAGAATGCAAAGATTAGTCTTGGAGATGGTGTTAATATTTCTTCACAATGCCGAATTGCCAGCCAAAGTCAGATTACGATTGGCAAGAGTGTGCTGATCGCTGCTTATACGTATATCGGACCTGGTAACCATAGTTTTGATTCAGACGACAAACCTTTAATTGAGCAGCAGATGGAGATTAAAGGGGGGGTGACGATTGGTGACCACGCTTGGATTGGTGCGCATTCGACAATACTCGATGGGGTCGCAATTGGTAAAAATGCAATTATCGGTGCCCATTCTCTTGTGCGAGAGAATGTTCCTGACAATGCAATTGTCGCTGGTAGCCCGGCTAAGATCATTAAATATCGCTAG
- a CDS encoding alpha/beta hydrolase, which translates to MSRLDPEIKFEVIAPRSGESLATSEVYLFAEQDYNLGDFLSLKDLRHKLSEEFKLYQLASALPDLNSVDQFAAKLGSYFEGFSTRKMTAIGIGAGGTLVQDLAIRYPKLVRRVILINATTRICPSLGTRMIDWIESHLPLGLPLRKLSKAFDSRPELHRVRCPALIVTLPRATHFETAQAELLVNAIPNAYAAKVTAVENVSDKLFNLIDEFQNVSIKCPATSARQVKAQTGLGKEFYSDYPQGSGV; encoded by the coding sequence ATGAGCAGACTAGATCCTGAAATTAAGTTTGAGGTAATTGCACCACGAAGTGGTGAATCTCTGGCGACATCTGAAGTTTATCTTTTTGCGGAGCAGGACTATAATTTAGGTGATTTTCTGAGTCTTAAAGATTTAAGGCATAAACTTAGCGAAGAATTTAAGCTTTATCAGCTTGCATCCGCACTCCCAGATTTAAATTCTGTCGATCAATTTGCTGCTAAATTAGGCAGCTACTTTGAGGGTTTTTCGACGCGTAAAATGACTGCGATTGGCATTGGGGCAGGCGGCACACTCGTGCAAGATCTAGCGATTCGTTATCCAAAATTAGTTCGCCGCGTAATTCTAATTAATGCCACAACCCGAATTTGTCCAAGCCTTGGAACGCGCATGATTGACTGGATCGAGTCGCACTTGCCGCTGGGATTACCGTTGAGAAAATTATCTAAAGCATTTGATTCACGCCCAGAGTTGCATCGCGTGCGCTGTCCAGCCTTGATTGTGACACTTCCACGAGCAACGCATTTTGAGACCGCGCAGGCGGAACTTTTAGTTAATGCTATTCCTAATGCCTATGCCGCTAAAGTTACTGCAGTCGAAAATGTTAGTGATAAATTATTTAACTTGATAGATGAATTTCAGAATGTATCAATCAAATGTCCGGCAACTAGTGCAAGGCAAGTTAAAGCTCAAACTGGTTTAGGCAAGGAGTTTTACTCAGATTATCCACAAGGAAGTGGAGTATGA
- a CDS encoding discoidin domain-containing protein — protein MFAQIHIFYRDINFVAQEYLCPVLGLGAIEITSQIWFYYQLLILTGATFAFFYLQQKKFQTAIIQALCIVVAMLCLAGKDPYLLRIAWFPLYLVALLRLRERPGLKTLTDALILVMIWSVSAGSIAVLGTLLAIAYLFYSNKESRSNSKLLALILVTSIALGFLLFPAYPEIDYPANARLAPISKLSFKSTPLIGDSLAPNPLLAEQSQNWSLSYTGIFALIFSIYFLIFVLNRKDSPSRDQTRVRHGFIFWLLTILCLQVHLSELAYLNTISPFEVMSNVIPGMSAATPTLMLLPILLLFVVLNLSAQLSFKAGLQLLFCLSCLLILRVQGILGLGQLQLKTRDTRFSTVPLEEGPSAYVLSSYQVNPAEGFEVGAQLRKLIPGEDFTAEVVTNINQSNAKNILDHDPNTRWNTGRPQTPGDFMTITLEQARNLKRVVLSAPKTPGDFPQGIKLEVGQDLAHLATVIEQSPWNGPLRLSPKGYPYFGSQTEVEINLPTYQAVKIIRITQLGMHPTLDWSIAELELFEAKLN, from the coding sequence ATGTTTGCTCAAATTCATATTTTTTACCGCGACATTAATTTTGTTGCGCAAGAGTACCTCTGTCCAGTGCTCGGGCTTGGCGCAATTGAAATCACCAGTCAGATTTGGTTCTACTATCAGCTGCTGATTTTAACAGGAGCTACATTTGCATTTTTCTACTTGCAGCAGAAAAAATTTCAGACTGCGATAATTCAGGCACTGTGCATAGTTGTCGCAATGCTCTGCTTAGCAGGGAAAGATCCCTATCTACTGCGCATTGCTTGGTTTCCACTGTATCTTGTAGCGCTCTTACGACTGCGTGAAAGACCAGGGTTAAAGACACTGACTGATGCGCTGATTTTAGTTATGATCTGGTCAGTTAGTGCCGGTTCAATTGCGGTTCTTGGAACCTTGCTGGCGATTGCCTATCTATTTTATTCAAACAAGGAAAGCCGTTCTAATTCAAAGTTGCTAGCACTGATACTTGTGACGAGCATTGCTCTAGGTTTTTTACTTTTCCCAGCTTATCCAGAGATCGACTATCCGGCCAATGCACGACTTGCTCCGATCAGTAAGCTTAGTTTTAAGTCCACACCTTTAATCGGAGATAGCTTGGCGCCAAATCCCTTGCTAGCTGAGCAATCGCAAAATTGGTCGCTTAGTTATACGGGGATTTTCGCGCTAATTTTTAGTATATATTTTTTAATTTTTGTCTTAAACCGTAAAGATTCTCCAAGCCGTGACCAAACACGAGTTAGGCATGGTTTTATCTTTTGGCTACTAACGATCCTTTGTTTGCAAGTCCATTTGTCTGAGCTAGCTTATTTAAATACCATTTCACCATTTGAAGTTATGTCAAATGTCATCCCGGGAATGTCTGCAGCCACGCCAACGTTAATGCTTTTGCCAATTTTATTACTGTTTGTCGTATTAAACTTGTCTGCTCAATTATCTTTTAAAGCTGGTTTGCAACTCTTATTCTGCCTGAGTTGTTTGTTGATATTAAGGGTGCAGGGAATCTTAGGTTTGGGTCAGCTACAACTTAAAACTCGTGATACTAGGTTTTCTACGGTCCCACTTGAGGAAGGACCTTCAGCCTATGTGCTCTCAAGTTATCAAGTTAACCCCGCAGAGGGCTTTGAAGTTGGAGCGCAATTAAGAAAATTAATTCCGGGCGAGGATTTTACTGCAGAGGTTGTAACTAATATTAATCAGAGCAATGCAAAAAATATTCTTGATCACGACCCAAATACTCGTTGGAATACTGGTCGTCCTCAAACGCCCGGAGATTTTATGACCATTACGCTTGAACAAGCACGCAATTTAAAGCGCGTCGTTCTCTCTGCACCAAAAACCCCGGGCGATTTTCCCCAAGGTATTAAGCTTGAAGTTGGTCAAGACTTAGCGCATTTAGCGACAGTCATCGAGCAATCACCTTGGAATGGGCCACTGCGCTTAAGTCCGAAAGGCTATCCATATTTTGGCTCACAGACCGAAGTCGAAATTAATCTACCAACCTATCAAGCAGTAAAAATCATTCGTATTACTCAACTTGGAATGCACCCGACTCTTGACTGGTCGATTGCCGAGCTTGAGCTATTTGAAGCAAAACTCAATTAG
- the purL gene encoding phosphoribosylformylglycinamidine synthase gives MSSTLFDHQEFSFLIQSADPLSTKDIEKLKWILEADLVPTGKISGRFIGPRKEMLSPWSTNVTDVLRNMGIQGISRIESFQKIKAQTAVDFDAMLQAEYHELSEVTLQNSTKPALTFGVKDIEAFNLEHGLALSREELDFLKSAATSLERELTDVEIFAFGQINSEHCRHKIFNGSFVINNQVQEKSLFAWIKETTKQSGAHVVSAYSDNVAFIQGAATTQFVPNAVDRPGTYQLQPTEVVLSLKAETHNFPTTVEPFYGASTGSGGEIRDRMAGGQAGIPLAGISVYMTAYPRLKGSRAKNWEQAFAERPWKYQTPSQILIKASLGASDFGNKFGQPMLCGSLLTFEGQSNLAFYGYDRTVMLAGGTGYANLNQAHKLKPQIGDKVVVLGGDNYRIGLAGGSVSSVDAGNYAKDLELTAIQRANPEMQKRVFNAIRALAELPENPIKLIHDHGAGGHINCFSELLEATGGKIKIRALPIGDETLSVREILCNESQERMGLIVAAKDLPLVQAVCLRENAPCYVVGELTGDGKIVFEEADSSTPFNLPTAVLFGSSPKLKLEDQELSYQVQALQAEINTAESFTTTVLDLLSLESVACKDWLTNKVDRCVGGRVARQQCVGALQLPLSNVSISTLDFTGESGVATAIGHAPIAGLIDAQAGAILSVAEALTNLIWAPLEGGLARVALSANWMWPAKRPGENARLYRAVKALSEFCIELGIPVPTGKDSLSMTTLYGAEELNQQQKTLEVRSPGTVIVTAVAPTKRVTACVTPDLKAGSQTVLIYLNLSGLSTNPLGGSAYAQTRSLIGDICPTVADAKKFKSGLELIQQLIVDEKILSGHDVSSGGVIATLLEMAFAGELGFSTEVKLSPDFYLCEKPAVIIQVRETDSKDIIAQFTTTKIEAFTLARVSSDKAITLSTTSFTWQPQLSELRKAWFKPSALFDQMQTAPGKAAERLENFDKLPLNFSFPKSFTGKKSAHQIDPLRASSSGVVAAVIREQGTNGDREMAMGLFAAGFDVRDVTMSDLISGRETLEDISMIAFPGGFANSDVLGAGKGWAGACLFNARAREALERFYARDNTLSIGVCNGCQLVAALDLVRDRYFPGLTMQQNASRKFESAFLGVEIRDTASIMLKPLIGTKLGIWVAHGEGRFVLPGNESDYDIPVRYLSSSYPLNPNGADYNAAGVCSKDGRHLVIMPHLERSLFPWNWGYYPQERFKSDELSPWLLSFRAAFEWIRARF, from the coding sequence ATGTCTTCTACTCTATTTGATCATCAAGAGTTTTCATTTTTAATTCAATCTGCTGACCCACTCTCAACCAAAGATATAGAAAAACTTAAATGGATTCTTGAAGCAGACCTTGTGCCCACGGGTAAAATTTCGGGCCGCTTTATCGGCCCGAGGAAGGAAATGCTTTCGCCTTGGTCGACAAACGTAACTGATGTGCTGCGCAATATGGGAATCCAGGGAATTTCTCGGATTGAGAGCTTCCAAAAAATCAAAGCTCAGACAGCGGTTGATTTCGACGCAATGCTTCAAGCTGAATATCATGAACTCAGTGAAGTAACCCTACAGAATAGCACTAAACCAGCTCTAACTTTTGGCGTTAAAGACATTGAAGCTTTTAACCTTGAACATGGGTTAGCGCTTTCTCGTGAGGAACTTGATTTTTTAAAATCAGCTGCAACAAGTCTAGAGCGTGAACTTACCGATGTAGAGATTTTTGCTTTTGGACAAATCAACTCAGAGCACTGCCGTCACAAAATCTTTAACGGCAGCTTTGTAATTAACAATCAAGTTCAGGAAAAATCTCTATTTGCTTGGATTAAAGAGACAACTAAACAGTCTGGAGCGCATGTGGTTTCTGCATACTCCGATAACGTTGCTTTCATTCAAGGTGCTGCTACCACGCAATTTGTTCCAAATGCTGTTGACCGCCCCGGAACATATCAGCTTCAGCCGACAGAGGTAGTTTTGTCTCTTAAAGCCGAAACGCATAATTTCCCAACTACCGTTGAACCCTTTTACGGCGCCTCAACTGGATCTGGCGGAGAGATTCGCGACCGCATGGCGGGTGGACAAGCAGGAATTCCACTCGCTGGGATTTCTGTCTATATGACTGCTTACCCGCGGCTTAAAGGCTCACGAGCAAAGAATTGGGAGCAAGCATTTGCTGAACGCCCCTGGAAGTATCAAACTCCTTCTCAAATTTTAATTAAAGCTTCTCTTGGCGCTTCAGATTTCGGTAATAAATTTGGTCAACCAATGCTTTGTGGTTCGCTGTTGACCTTTGAAGGTCAATCAAATCTTGCATTTTACGGCTACGATCGCACTGTCATGCTTGCTGGTGGGACGGGCTATGCCAATTTAAACCAGGCGCATAAATTAAAACCTCAAATCGGCGATAAAGTTGTGGTGCTTGGCGGTGATAACTACCGCATTGGACTTGCTGGTGGATCGGTAAGCTCAGTTGATGCTGGAAATTACGCTAAAGATTTAGAACTCACAGCCATTCAACGGGCTAATCCCGAGATGCAGAAGCGCGTTTTTAACGCGATTCGCGCTTTGGCAGAACTTCCTGAAAACCCAATTAAGTTGATTCACGATCATGGCGCAGGCGGGCACATTAACTGCTTCTCTGAATTGCTTGAAGCTACTGGTGGTAAAATTAAAATCCGCGCTTTGCCAATTGGTGACGAGACTTTGTCGGTCCGCGAGATTCTTTGTAATGAATCGCAAGAACGCATGGGTTTAATTGTCGCTGCCAAAGATTTACCCTTGGTTCAGGCCGTGTGCCTGCGTGAGAATGCTCCATGCTACGTTGTGGGCGAACTAACTGGCGATGGAAAAATTGTTTTTGAAGAAGCAGACTCATCTACTCCATTTAACCTCCCGACTGCAGTTTTATTTGGCAGTTCTCCTAAGCTTAAACTCGAGGATCAAGAACTCAGCTATCAAGTGCAAGCACTTCAAGCTGAAATCAATACGGCTGAGAGTTTTACAACAACGGTGTTGGATCTTTTATCGCTCGAGTCAGTTGCTTGTAAGGATTGGTTAACGAATAAAGTAGACCGCTGCGTCGGTGGAAGGGTCGCCCGGCAGCAATGTGTTGGAGCGTTGCAGTTACCACTCAGTAACGTTTCCATTTCAACTTTGGATTTTACTGGTGAATCTGGCGTGGCGACAGCAATCGGCCATGCACCGATAGCTGGTTTGATTGATGCGCAAGCTGGTGCAATTTTAAGCGTTGCCGAAGCGCTGACCAATTTGATCTGGGCTCCACTGGAAGGTGGGCTCGCTCGAGTTGCGCTTTCTGCTAACTGGATGTGGCCGGCTAAGCGACCAGGAGAGAATGCACGACTCTATCGAGCAGTTAAAGCCTTGTCAGAATTTTGCATTGAACTTGGGATTCCCGTGCCGACGGGAAAAGATTCGCTTTCGATGACAACGCTTTACGGTGCTGAGGAATTAAATCAACAGCAAAAGACTTTGGAGGTGCGTTCTCCAGGAACTGTGATTGTGACAGCAGTTGCACCAACCAAGCGCGTAACAGCTTGCGTTACCCCGGATCTCAAGGCCGGTAGTCAAACGGTGCTGATATATCTCAATTTAAGTGGCTTGAGTACTAACCCTCTTGGTGGGAGCGCTTATGCGCAAACCCGGTCATTAATCGGAGATATTTGCCCGACCGTAGCTGATGCGAAAAAATTTAAATCCGGGTTGGAGCTCATTCAGCAGTTAATTGTTGATGAAAAAATTCTTTCTGGGCACGATGTTTCAAGTGGTGGTGTGATTGCTACTCTTCTTGAAATGGCTTTTGCTGGAGAGCTTGGATTTTCTACTGAAGTAAAGCTTAGTCCTGACTTTTATTTATGCGAAAAGCCAGCAGTAATTATCCAGGTCCGTGAAACAGACAGTAAGGATATTATTGCCCAATTTACAACCACTAAAATCGAAGCATTTACTTTAGCGCGAGTATCAAGTGACAAAGCAATTACACTTTCCACGACAAGCTTTACGTGGCAGCCACAACTCAGCGAACTACGTAAAGCTTGGTTTAAACCTTCCGCACTTTTTGATCAAATGCAGACAGCTCCCGGTAAAGCAGCAGAGCGCTTGGAGAATTTCGACAAACTGCCACTAAATTTTAGCTTCCCCAAGAGTTTTACAGGCAAAAAGAGTGCTCACCAGATTGACCCACTGCGGGCAAGCAGTAGTGGGGTTGTGGCTGCTGTGATTCGCGAGCAGGGGACCAACGGGGATCGTGAAATGGCAATGGGACTTTTTGCCGCTGGCTTTGATGTTCGCGATGTGACGATGAGTGATTTGATCTCTGGACGTGAAACACTTGAAGACATCTCGATGATTGCCTTCCCAGGAGGATTTGCTAATAGCGATGTGCTTGGTGCGGGTAAAGGCTGGGCTGGCGCATGTTTGTTTAATGCTCGTGCTCGCGAAGCTCTGGAACGTTTTTATGCCCGAGACAATACCCTTTCAATCGGAGTTTGTAATGGTTGTCAGCTTGTAGCTGCTCTTGATTTGGTAAGAGATCGCTATTTCCCTGGATTGACGATGCAACAAAATGCTTCAAGGAAGTTTGAAAGCGCTTTTCTCGGGGTTGAAATCAGAGATACGGCAAGCATTATGCTTAAACCTTTAATTGGCACGAAACTTGGGATTTGGGTTGCCCATGGTGAGGGACGCTTTGTGTTGCCAGGTAACGAATCTGACTATGATATTCCTGTGCGCTACCTCTCCAGTAGTTATCCACTTAATCCTAATGGAGCGGACTATAACGCTGCGGGTGTTTGCTCGAAAGATGGCAGACACCTAGTGATTATGCCGCATCTTGAACGCTCACTTTTTCCTTGGAATTGGGGGTATTATCCGCAGGAACGTTTCAAGTCTGATGAACTCTCTCCGTGGTTGTTAAGTTTTCGCGCAGCTTTTGAGTGGATTCGCGCTCGGTTCTAA
- a CDS encoding hybrid sensor histidine kinase/response regulator codes for MTDVKGNLHTGTRIGRSPFLNTEQALTQDLNANTSELIHFISHEIDNPVTAIVSLASVLPRTASDQERISHFSDLIAQEAWKISRLTEKLTYLLSTRATAKVPCSLMTTVERVKQKLSAEKLFTNWQISIQITSKASEVMFEFHQLALLVRESIFIMRNIGELLQTEQKQIQITAESDNNEVIFSTKVSTKKQFESDLSLLFDCAAAESSQTKELSLALAVTNAIAQRFGCEFEIEEETTSTGFDYHLTTYLKKATASKTLPSLGAETLASTSSLSILIVDDEPVVATGLKKIIELSFRGAEVKLCSPEDAQEHLKSGAACALVLCDLHLPGYSGVNLRTELIELRPDLSKRILMMTGDKSSTEVQMLEPLVMYKPFDAETLILKIRETLGL; via the coding sequence ATGACTGACGTAAAGGGAAATTTGCATACTGGGACAAGAATTGGAAGGTCTCCTTTTTTAAATACTGAGCAGGCATTAACTCAGGATTTAAATGCTAATACTTCGGAACTAATTCATTTTATTAGTCATGAAATTGATAACCCAGTCACGGCAATTGTCTCCTTAGCTTCGGTTTTGCCGCGCACAGCGAGCGACCAAGAACGTATCTCGCATTTCTCGGATTTAATTGCTCAAGAAGCCTGGAAAATCAGTCGCTTAACTGAAAAGTTGACCTATCTACTCTCAACCAGAGCAACGGCGAAAGTACCCTGTAGTCTTATGACTACAGTTGAGCGCGTCAAACAAAAATTGTCCGCTGAAAAATTATTCACAAATTGGCAGATCTCAATACAAATTACGAGCAAAGCTTCGGAGGTAATGTTTGAGTTCCATCAGCTTGCACTTTTGGTGCGTGAATCAATTTTTATTATGCGTAATATTGGAGAGCTCCTCCAAACCGAGCAAAAGCAAATTCAAATCACTGCCGAAAGTGACAATAATGAAGTAATATTTTCCACAAAGGTTTCTACAAAAAAACAATTCGAGAGTGATTTGAGTTTACTTTTTGACTGCGCAGCAGCAGAGAGCTCTCAAACAAAAGAACTAAGTTTGGCACTAGCTGTAACCAACGCCATTGCTCAGCGATTTGGCTGCGAATTTGAAATCGAAGAAGAAACCACCAGCACTGGCTTCGATTACCACCTCACAACCTACCTGAAAAAAGCAACCGCGAGTAAAACCTTGCCAAGCCTTGGAGCTGAAACTCTGGCATCAACTTCAAGCCTTAGTATTCTTATCGTTGATGATGAACCAGTAGTTGCTACTGGCCTAAAGAAAATTATCGAACTTTCCTTTCGTGGCGCAGAGGTGAAACTCTGTAGCCCTGAGGACGCACAAGAACATCTTAAATCTGGGGCCGCTTGTGCTTTAGTCTTATGCGATCTGCATCTACCAGGATATTCTGGAGTTAACTTACGAACTGAACTAATTGAGCTCCGACCTGATTTGTCTAAACGAATCTTGATGATGACTGGCGACAAATCCAGCACTGAAGTGCAAATGCTTGAACCACTGGTAATGTATAAGCCATTTGATGCAGAAACATTAATTTTAAAAATTCGAGAAACTCTTGGTCTCTAA
- the def gene encoding peptide deformylase, translating into MSTLKIRIYPDPVLRVKCTPVPTITAEIKTLLDDMAETMYQASGIGLAASQVGSTHRVIVVDLREETAEHADFKNQEDASDGASLGLLQLVNPEIISASGKTSIEEGCLSIPGIREEVPRAKSIALKALTKDGQPFELNATGLLAICLQHEIDHLNGVLFIDRLGAVKKQLIKAKLKKLEQAK; encoded by the coding sequence ATGTCGACGTTAAAAATTCGCATTTATCCTGACCCCGTGCTCCGCGTAAAATGCACGCCAGTTCCAACTATTACCGCCGAAATTAAAACGCTGCTCGATGATATGGCAGAAACGATGTATCAAGCTTCGGGCATTGGTCTTGCCGCCTCACAAGTCGGATCAACTCATCGAGTAATTGTTGTCGATCTGCGCGAAGAAACAGCAGAACATGCTGATTTTAAAAATCAGGAAGATGCCTCGGACGGAGCCAGTTTGGGTTTACTGCAATTAGTTAATCCTGAAATTATTAGTGCTTCAGGTAAAACCTCAATTGAAGAAGGCTGCTTGAGTATCCCGGGTATTCGCGAAGAAGTTCCTCGGGCTAAATCTATCGCCCTTAAGGCGCTCACAAAAGATGGTCAACCGTTTGAGCTTAACGCCACAGGCTTACTGGCGATCTGCTTACAGCATGAAATTGATCACTTAAATGGGGTCTTATTTATCGATCGCCTAGGCGCCGTTAAAAAGCAGTTAATTAAAGCTAAGCTGAAGAAACTTGAGCAAGCGAAATAG
- a CDS encoding methionyl-tRNA formyltransferase, which translates to MADKVYNIIFFGSPEFAVPSLSALSADRRFNLLACITQTDKPAGRGQKLSPPAVKVLAQKLGLPVFQPKSLKNILQSETDFGRFLQTHQQIDAAILVAYGKIIPPELLQYPGFGVINIHPSDLPRWRGPAPMQHTIRAGDKSTAISIMQLDTGVDTGPVFAKKHFTVSPNETFGELHDRLAVAGAKFLLEVLPEILTAQLKAEEQLDSNVTFAEKFPKDYFKIDWNQAPEVVTQQIHALSPSPGARTNYQGQLIKIYRTRLTNLKLNTYQPDCFKAGTIVSISRGELLVATGQNGIVALEELQFAGKKILPIKDIINSKVFSRGDYFE; encoded by the coding sequence ATGGCAGACAAAGTCTATAACATTATTTTTTTCGGAAGCCCTGAATTTGCTGTGCCAAGCTTATCCGCGCTTAGCGCGGATCGACGCTTCAATCTTTTAGCTTGTATCACTCAAACTGATAAACCTGCTGGACGAGGACAAAAGTTAAGCCCTCCCGCTGTGAAAGTTTTAGCGCAAAAATTGGGCCTGCCAGTCTTTCAACCCAAATCGCTAAAAAATATCCTGCAGAGCGAAACTGATTTCGGTCGTTTTTTACAAACTCATCAGCAAATCGATGCAGCCATTCTTGTCGCCTACGGTAAAATTATACCACCAGAATTACTACAATACCCAGGCTTCGGAGTGATTAATATTCATCCATCCGATCTCCCACGCTGGCGTGGTCCAGCTCCGATGCAACATACGATTCGCGCCGGAGATAAATCGACTGCAATCTCAATCATGCAGCTTGATACTGGAGTTGATACTGGACCTGTCTTTGCAAAAAAACATTTTACCGTGTCGCCAAATGAAACTTTTGGAGAATTGCACGATAGACTTGCTGTAGCAGGTGCTAAATTCTTACTAGAAGTTTTACCTGAAATCTTAACTGCGCAGCTTAAAGCAGAAGAGCAGCTAGATTCAAATGTAACTTTTGCTGAAAAATTTCCTAAAGATTATTTTAAAATCGACTGGAATCAGGCACCAGAAGTTGTAACTCAACAAATCCATGCACTTTCGCCAAGCCCTGGGGCACGTACAAATTATCAAGGCCAATTAATTAAAATTTATCGCACACGGCTAACAAATCTAAAGCTTAATACTTATCAGCCAGACTGCTTTAAGGCTGGAACAATTGTTTCGATTTCACGTGGGGAGCTGCTTGTCGCTACAGGCCAAAACGGTATAGTAGCACTCGAAGAACTACAGTTTGCCGGCAAAAAGATTTTGCCGATTAAAGACATCATTAACAGTAAAGTTTTTTCTAGAGGGGATTATTTTGAGTAA